From the genome of Palaemon carinicauda isolate YSFRI2023 chromosome 6, ASM3689809v2, whole genome shotgun sequence, one region includes:
- the LOC137642777 gene encoding NADH-cytochrome b5 reductase 3 isoform X2, producing MDHHKAIPLVVGLVVVVGTAILTKLYLSKKRGPPKTLQDPTVKYPLELIEREDISHDTRRFRFKLPSPDHILGLPVGQHIYLSARVDGQLVVRPYTPVSSDDDKGYMDLVIKVYFKNVHPKFPDGGKLSQYMEAMSLGETIDVRGPSGLLEYHGNGTFAIKPDKKSPPNPISAKRVNMIAGGTGITPMLQLIRQVARNESDKTQLALLLANQTEADILLRRELEDILSQHPDKFKLWYTVDRPESGWKYSSGFVSAEMISEHLYPPSDDTLVLMCGPPPMINFACIPNLDKLGYSASMRFAY from the exons ATGGACCACCACAAG gCTATTCCATTGGTGGTGGGTCTGGTGGTAGTGGTTGGTACAGCTATTTTGACCAAACTCTACCTGTCGAAGAAACGTGGTCCGCCTAAGACTCTTCAAGATCCAACTGTCAAGTACCCTCTGGAACTAATTGAGCGGGAGGACATATCTCATGACACGCGCCGGTTCAGGTTTAAACTGCCGTCTCCTGATCACATTTTGG GGTTGCCTGTTGGACAGCATATCTACCTTTCAGCCCGGGTAGATGGACAACTTGTTGTCCGTCCTTACACTCCAGTCTCCAGCGATGATGATAAAGGATACATGGATCTAGTCATTAAG GTATACTTCAAGAATGTTCATCCCAAGTTCCCTGATGGTGGCAAATTGAGTCAATATATGGAGGCCATGTCTCTTGGAGAGACCATTGATGTCCGAGGACCATCTGGTTTGCTTGAATACCATGGCAATGGCACATTTGCTATTAAACCAGATAAGAAATCTCCCCCTAATCCTATTTCAGCTAAAAGGGTCAACATGATTGCAG GTGGGACTGGAATTACTCCAATGTTGCAGTTGATCAGACAAGTTGCACGCAATGAAAGTGATAAGACACAGTTGGCGCTATTGTTAGCCAATCAGACAGAGGCAGATATACTCCTCAGACGTGAGTTGGAAGACATATTATCACAACACCCAGATAAATTCAAGTTGTGGTATACTGTAGATCGCCCTGAATCAG gttGGAAATACAGCAGTGGCTTTGTAAGTGCCGAGATGATTTCGGAACATCTCTATCCACCTTCCGATGACACGCTGGTGTTGATGTGTGGTCCTCCACCGATGATCAACTTTGCTTGTATTCCAAACCTTGACAAACTTGGATACTCTGCCAGTATGAGGTTTGCTTACTAA
- the LOC137642777 gene encoding NADH-cytochrome b5 reductase 3 isoform X1 — MAEWLDIQAIPLVVGLVVVVGTAILTKLYLSKKRGPPKTLQDPTVKYPLELIEREDISHDTRRFRFKLPSPDHILGLPVGQHIYLSARVDGQLVVRPYTPVSSDDDKGYMDLVIKVYFKNVHPKFPDGGKLSQYMEAMSLGETIDVRGPSGLLEYHGNGTFAIKPDKKSPPNPISAKRVNMIAGGTGITPMLQLIRQVARNESDKTQLALLLANQTEADILLRRELEDILSQHPDKFKLWYTVDRPESGWKYSSGFVSAEMISEHLYPPSDDTLVLMCGPPPMINFACIPNLDKLGYSASMRFAY; from the exons gCTATTCCATTGGTGGTGGGTCTGGTGGTAGTGGTTGGTACAGCTATTTTGACCAAACTCTACCTGTCGAAGAAACGTGGTCCGCCTAAGACTCTTCAAGATCCAACTGTCAAGTACCCTCTGGAACTAATTGAGCGGGAGGACATATCTCATGACACGCGCCGGTTCAGGTTTAAACTGCCGTCTCCTGATCACATTTTGG GGTTGCCTGTTGGACAGCATATCTACCTTTCAGCCCGGGTAGATGGACAACTTGTTGTCCGTCCTTACACTCCAGTCTCCAGCGATGATGATAAAGGATACATGGATCTAGTCATTAAG GTATACTTCAAGAATGTTCATCCCAAGTTCCCTGATGGTGGCAAATTGAGTCAATATATGGAGGCCATGTCTCTTGGAGAGACCATTGATGTCCGAGGACCATCTGGTTTGCTTGAATACCATGGCAATGGCACATTTGCTATTAAACCAGATAAGAAATCTCCCCCTAATCCTATTTCAGCTAAAAGGGTCAACATGATTGCAG GTGGGACTGGAATTACTCCAATGTTGCAGTTGATCAGACAAGTTGCACGCAATGAAAGTGATAAGACACAGTTGGCGCTATTGTTAGCCAATCAGACAGAGGCAGATATACTCCTCAGACGTGAGTTGGAAGACATATTATCACAACACCCAGATAAATTCAAGTTGTGGTATACTGTAGATCGCCCTGAATCAG gttGGAAATACAGCAGTGGCTTTGTAAGTGCCGAGATGATTTCGGAACATCTCTATCCACCTTCCGATGACACGCTGGTGTTGATGTGTGGTCCTCCACCGATGATCAACTTTGCTTGTATTCCAAACCTTGACAAACTTGGATACTCTGCCAGTATGAGGTTTGCTTACTAA